From the genome of Scytonema hofmannii PCC 7110, one region includes:
- a CDS encoding ABC transporter substrate-binding protein has product MLFALFPRRRRWLSVVPILILGLVCQLAFTSCNPTNLKTAAARNVSQWVTSTIGDPQTFNYPFNNGYPHVFLFTTLGLTTLNGETGKIEPDLAESWEISEDKKQIVFTLREGLKWSDGEPLTADDVLFTYQDIIFNPKIPTDWKDSLKIGSSGAFPTIRKISDRKVEFTLPESFAPFLYTTTGGSTNSIGIMPKHALAESLKTLDVNGNPQFVSTWGAGTDPSQIIVSGPYKIESYAPSQRVIFRRNPYYWRKDSQGNQLPYVDRIIWQIIESTDSIILQFRSGGLDVVEVSPENFSLLKREEKRGKFTIYNGGPRLSQNFLSFNLNKGKRKNGQPVVDPIKSRWFNTLAFRQAITHAINREALLNNIFRGIGILQNSPIEVQSPYYLSPEKGLKVYDYNLKKAKELLLKAGFQYDAKNQLLDADGNRVRFSLITNAENKTRVAMGAQIKYDLSTIGIQVDFNAIAFNTLVDKLTNSLDWECYLLGFVSGGFEPNDGSNVWLPEGGLHTFNQKPQPGQEPLIGWKVEDWEAEIGRLYKQGAQELDEEKRKEIYFETQRLTQEYLPYIYLINPLSLSAVRNRLQNIKYSAVGSQAGTMWNKYELKVSR; this is encoded by the coding sequence ATGCTTTTTGCTCTCTTTCCTCGTCGTCGCCGTTGGCTTTCTGTTGTTCCGATATTAATTTTAGGGTTGGTTTGCCAGTTAGCTTTTACGAGTTGCAACCCCACCAATCTAAAAACTGCAGCAGCACGAAATGTATCCCAATGGGTTACCAGTACTATTGGCGATCCCCAAACTTTTAATTATCCCTTTAATAATGGCTATCCTCATGTCTTTTTATTTACGACTTTAGGGCTAACAACTCTTAATGGTGAGACTGGCAAAATAGAGCCAGATTTAGCGGAATCTTGGGAAATTTCTGAGGATAAAAAGCAAATAGTTTTTACCCTACGCGAGGGGTTAAAATGGTCAGATGGCGAACCACTAACCGCCGATGATGTTCTCTTCACTTATCAAGATATAATTTTTAATCCTAAGATTCCTACAGATTGGAAAGATAGTTTGAAAATAGGTTCGAGTGGTGCTTTTCCTACAATACGGAAAATTAGCGATCGCAAAGTTGAATTTACTCTTCCCGAATCTTTCGCTCCTTTTCTCTACACAACCACAGGTGGCTCGACAAATTCAATTGGTATTATGCCAAAACACGCTTTGGCGGAATCCTTAAAAACTCTAGATGTTAATGGAAATCCGCAATTTGTATCAACTTGGGGAGCTGGTACAGATCCGAGCCAAATTATTGTCAGCGGTCCTTACAAAATAGAAAGCTATGCACCGAGTCAACGTGTCATATTTAGGCGCAATCCTTATTATTGGCGTAAAGATAGTCAAGGAAACCAATTACCTTATGTTGACAGGATTATTTGGCAGATTATTGAATCTACAGATTCGATAATACTTCAGTTTCGTTCTGGAGGATTAGATGTAGTAGAAGTTTCTCCAGAAAATTTCTCTTTACTAAAGCGAGAAGAAAAACGAGGTAAATTTACTATCTACAATGGTGGACCAAGATTATCTCAAAATTTTCTATCCTTCAATCTGAATAAAGGTAAGCGTAAAAACGGACAGCCTGTGGTCGATCCTATTAAATCTCGTTGGTTTAATACTTTAGCATTTAGACAAGCTATTACCCATGCCATCAACCGAGAAGCATTACTCAATAATATTTTTCGAGGAATTGGTATCTTACAAAATTCACCGATAGAGGTACAAAGCCCTTACTACCTTTCTCCAGAAAAAGGCTTGAAAGTTTATGATTACAACCTCAAGAAAGCTAAAGAATTACTACTGAAAGCAGGGTTTCAATATGATGCTAAAAACCAATTATTAGATGCAGACGGAAATCGAGTCCGTTTCTCACTAATAACAAACGCTGAAAATAAAACTCGCGTAGCAATGGGAGCACAAATTAAATATGACTTGAGTACAATTGGCATTCAAGTAGATTTTAATGCAATTGCTTTCAACACGCTTGTAGATAAACTGACCAATTCCCTTGACTGGGAATGCTATCTATTAGGTTTTGTGAGTGGAGGATTTGAACCTAATGATGGCTCTAATGTTTGGTTACCAGAAGGGGGGTTACATACTTTTAATCAAAAACCACAACCAGGACAGGAACCCCTTATTGGTTGGAAAGTAGAAGATTGGGAAGCAGAAATTGGTCGATTATATAAACAAGGAGCACAAGAGTTAGACGAAGAAAAACGCAAAGAAATTTACTTTGAAACGCAACGCTTAACCCAAGAATATTTGCCATATATTTATTTAATCAATCCTTTGTCTTTGTCAGCAGTGAGGAACCGCCTTCAAAACATTAAATACTCTGCGGTTGGTTCCCAAGCAGGAACAATGTGGAATAAATATGAACTTAAGGTAAGTCGGTAG